A region from the Cryptosporangium arvum DSM 44712 genome encodes:
- a CDS encoding prolyl oligopeptidase family serine peptidase, producing MDSTDISQDQFLWLEEVTGDGPLEWAREHNTRTLDAYAGSPRFEAIQAEIREVLDAETRIPYVTRRGEYLYNFWQDAANPRGLWRRTSLEQYRNDKPDWELVLDVDALAAAEGENWVWHGAAFLAPSYDRCLVSLSVGGSDADVTREFDPVTKEFVEDGFVLPEAKSSVGWVDADTLFVGTDFGPGSMTDSGYPRVVKRWRRGTPLDDAETVFEGEPTDVSVHAWRDPLSGLDFLTRSTDFYHRKRYLLVDGAPQALDVPDDAEISVHAGQLTVELRTAWDSYPAGSLLVIDFERFQGGARDFQSLFTPDERSALVSYHWTEHALLLSSLVDVQPSLEVLQLTADGWTRTPSAPVPDWCTVRVLSTDRFHGDEYLLAVDGYLTPPELHRLVAGSDEPAEVLKNSPARFDPAGLSVNQYFATSADGTKVPYFVVGTGRPGPTLLNGYGGFEVPLLPGYDGGLGRAWLARGGTYAVANIRGGGEYGPRWHQAALKENRHRAYEDFAAVAADLVARGVTTADQLGVSGGSNGGLLTGNMYTRYPELFGAVVIQVPLLDMRRYHQLLAGASWMAEYGDPDDPAQWEFIRTFSPYHLLAADRPYPRLLVTTSTRDDRVHPGHARKFVARIEELGYPVDYYENIEGGHGGASNNEQRAFMRALSFAFLWEKLS from the coding sequence GTGGATTCCACCGACATTTCGCAGGATCAGTTCCTCTGGCTGGAGGAAGTCACCGGTGACGGCCCGCTGGAGTGGGCCCGCGAGCACAACACGCGCACGCTCGACGCCTACGCCGGATCCCCGCGATTCGAAGCGATCCAGGCCGAGATCCGCGAAGTGCTGGACGCCGAGACCCGCATCCCGTACGTCACCCGGCGCGGTGAGTACCTCTACAACTTCTGGCAGGACGCCGCCAACCCGCGTGGCCTGTGGCGCCGGACGTCGCTGGAGCAGTACCGCAACGACAAACCCGACTGGGAGCTGGTGCTCGACGTCGACGCGCTCGCGGCCGCCGAGGGCGAGAACTGGGTGTGGCACGGTGCGGCGTTCCTGGCGCCGAGCTACGACAGGTGCCTGGTCTCGCTGTCGGTCGGCGGCTCGGACGCGGACGTCACCCGGGAGTTCGACCCGGTGACGAAGGAGTTCGTCGAGGACGGGTTCGTGCTGCCGGAGGCGAAGAGCAGCGTCGGCTGGGTCGACGCGGACACGCTCTTCGTCGGTACGGACTTCGGACCGGGGTCGATGACCGACTCCGGGTACCCGCGCGTGGTCAAGCGCTGGCGGCGCGGCACTCCGCTCGACGACGCGGAGACGGTGTTCGAGGGCGAGCCGACCGACGTGTCGGTGCACGCCTGGCGCGACCCGCTCTCCGGGCTGGACTTCCTCACCCGCAGCACCGACTTCTACCACCGGAAGCGGTACCTGCTCGTCGACGGCGCGCCCCAGGCCCTGGACGTGCCGGACGACGCCGAGATCAGCGTCCACGCCGGGCAGCTGACCGTGGAGCTGCGGACCGCGTGGGACTCGTATCCCGCCGGGTCGCTGCTCGTCATCGACTTCGAGCGGTTCCAGGGCGGCGCACGGGACTTCCAGTCGCTGTTCACACCCGACGAGCGATCGGCGCTGGTCTCCTACCACTGGACCGAGCACGCGCTGCTGCTCAGCTCGCTCGTCGACGTCCAACCGAGTCTGGAAGTTCTGCAGTTGACCGCGGACGGCTGGACGCGGACACCCTCCGCGCCGGTTCCGGACTGGTGCACGGTCCGGGTGCTCTCCACCGACCGGTTCCACGGTGACGAGTACCTGCTCGCCGTGGACGGATACCTCACGCCGCCCGAGCTGCACCGGCTGGTCGCGGGCTCGGACGAGCCGGCCGAGGTGCTCAAGAACTCGCCGGCGCGGTTCGACCCGGCCGGCCTGAGCGTGAACCAGTACTTCGCGACCTCGGCCGACGGCACGAAGGTTCCGTACTTCGTCGTCGGCACCGGGCGGCCAGGCCCGACGCTACTCAACGGCTACGGGGGCTTCGAGGTCCCGCTGCTGCCCGGTTACGACGGCGGGCTCGGACGGGCCTGGCTCGCGCGCGGCGGCACCTACGCGGTGGCGAACATCCGCGGCGGCGGCGAGTACGGCCCGCGCTGGCACCAGGCGGCGCTGAAGGAGAACCGGCACCGGGCGTACGAGGACTTCGCCGCGGTGGCGGCGGACCTGGTGGCCCGGGGCGTCACCACGGCGGACCAGCTCGGGGTCTCCGGCGGCAGCAACGGCGGGCTGCTCACCGGCAACATGTACACGCGCTACCCGGAGCTGTTCGGGGCGGTGGTGATCCAGGTACCGCTGCTGGACATGCGTCGCTACCACCAGCTGCTGGCCGGAGCGTCGTGGATGGCGGAGTACGGTGACCCGGACGACCCCGCGCAGTGGGAGTTCATCCGGACGTTCTCGCCGTACCACCTGCTGGCGGCCGACCGGCCCTATCCCCGGCTGCTGGTGACGACGTCGACCCGCGACGACCGGGTGCACCCGGGGCACGCGCGGAAGTTCGTCGCGCGGATCGAGGAACTCGGCTACCCCGTCGACTACTACGAGAACATCGAGGGCGGCCACGGCGGCGCGAGCAACAACGAACAGCGCGCGTTCATGCGCGCCCTGTCGTTCGCGTTTCTCTGGGAGAAGCTGAGCTGA
- a CDS encoding TIGR03560 family F420-dependent LLM class oxidoreductase: MKLRVFTEPQQGADYETLLAVAKTAEELGYEAFFRSDHYVSMGGVDGLPGPTDTWITLGAIARETSRIRLGTLVTSATFRYPGPLAVAVAQVDRMSGGRVDFGFGAGWFEAEHKAYAIPFPPLGERFDRLEEQLEIITGLWATPEGETYSFDGKHYQIVDSPALPKPAQSPRPPIVIGGKGKKRTPALTVKYADEFNVPFDSIEAVGAQFDVVRAAAESAGRDPKEIVFSAAQIVVCGQNDAEIARRAASVGREVDELRENGLCGTPDEVAAKLRSFGELGAERMYLQFLDLQDLDHLALIANEVAPQV; this comes from the coding sequence ATGAAGTTGCGCGTATTTACTGAGCCCCAGCAGGGTGCCGACTACGAGACGCTGCTCGCGGTGGCGAAGACCGCCGAGGAGCTCGGGTACGAGGCGTTCTTCCGTTCCGACCACTACGTCTCGATGGGTGGCGTCGACGGGCTCCCCGGCCCCACCGACACCTGGATCACGCTCGGCGCGATCGCCCGCGAGACGTCCCGGATCCGCCTCGGCACGCTCGTGACCTCGGCGACGTTCCGGTACCCGGGCCCGTTGGCGGTCGCCGTCGCGCAGGTCGACCGGATGAGCGGCGGCCGCGTCGATTTCGGGTTCGGCGCCGGCTGGTTCGAGGCCGAGCACAAGGCGTACGCGATCCCGTTCCCGCCGCTCGGCGAGCGCTTCGACCGGCTCGAGGAGCAGCTGGAGATCATCACCGGTCTGTGGGCGACGCCGGAGGGCGAGACCTACTCGTTCGACGGCAAGCACTACCAGATCGTCGACTCACCGGCGCTGCCGAAGCCGGCGCAGAGCCCGCGCCCGCCGATCGTCATCGGTGGCAAGGGCAAGAAGCGCACCCCGGCGCTCACCGTGAAGTACGCGGACGAGTTCAACGTCCCGTTCGACTCGATCGAGGCCGTCGGGGCGCAGTTCGACGTCGTGCGTGCGGCCGCCGAGAGCGCCGGACGTGACCCGAAGGAGATCGTCTTCTCGGCGGCGCAGATCGTGGTCTGCGGCCAGAACGACGCCGAGATCGCGCGTCGGGCGGCCTCGGTCGGCCGCGAGGTCGACGAGCTGCGCGAGAACGGGCTCTGTGGCACCCCGGACGAGGTGGCCGCGAAGCTGCGCTCGTTCGGCGAGCTCGGCGCCGAGCGGATGTACCTCCAGTTCCTGGACCTGCAGGACCTGGACCACCTGGCGCTCATCGCGAACGAGGTCGCGCCGCAGGTCTGA
- a CDS encoding response regulator transcription factor: protein MAEREAAAPEARLLVVDDEPNIVELLDTSLSYAGFEVRTATTGREAVAATSDFTPDLIVLDVMLPDMDGFEVLRLLRGSGTRIPVLFLTARDGTDDKISGLTLGADDYVTKPFSLGEVLARVRAVLRRTAEVAPVSPAPERIPDVSARTTFADIEVDRETHEVWKAGKPVTLSPTEFRLLQYFLDNPGKALSKAVILDHVWHYDFGRDSNIVESYVSYLRKKVDTTEPRLIHTIRGVGYALRVPRT from the coding sequence ATGGCCGAACGCGAGGCCGCGGCGCCCGAGGCCCGGCTGCTCGTCGTCGACGACGAGCCGAACATCGTCGAGCTGCTCGATACCAGCCTGAGCTACGCGGGCTTCGAGGTCCGCACGGCCACCACCGGCCGGGAGGCCGTCGCCGCGACGAGCGACTTCACGCCGGACCTGATCGTCCTCGACGTCATGCTCCCCGACATGGACGGGTTCGAGGTGCTCCGGCTGCTGCGCGGCAGCGGCACCCGGATCCCGGTGCTGTTCCTCACGGCTCGCGACGGCACCGACGACAAGATCAGCGGTCTGACGCTCGGCGCCGACGACTACGTCACCAAACCGTTCAGCCTCGGCGAGGTGCTCGCCCGGGTGCGCGCGGTGCTCCGCCGCACCGCCGAGGTCGCGCCCGTCTCCCCGGCCCCGGAGCGCATCCCCGACGTCTCGGCCCGCACGACGTTCGCCGACATCGAGGTCGACCGCGAGACCCACGAGGTCTGGAAGGCCGGCAAACCGGTGACGCTCTCGCCGACGGAGTTCCGGCTGCTGCAGTACTTCCTCGACAACCCGGGTAAGGCGCTGTCGAAGGCGGTCATCCTCGACCACGTCTGGCACTACGACTTCGGCCGCGACTCGAACATCGTCGAGTCGTACGTCTCGTACCTGCGTAAGAAGGTCGACACCACCGAACCACGGTTGATCCATACGATCCGGGGCGTGGGATACGCGTTGCGAGTGCCGCGGACTTGA
- a CDS encoding sensor histidine kinase — protein sequence MKRSLGRVLTAVRAAPDALPLGVKLVAALVTLLSIALVVTGVTGTLALRGYLIDRLDGQIRGTANRYSHNLPQTSGTENDRTEDSSYVYYVPPDDDPVVRLNRPAGGDQTAPVLPNFEDEDTLRRLDEGYFDAEPTGAGHKWRMTVRYLSDEEGLLVVGISYDEVDDTVARLIAIDAGVGAVTLFALAGVGWVVVRSSLRRLREVETIAGAIAGGDLGQRVRPGGERTEVGRLATALNSMLEQIETAFTEREASEASARASEDRMRRFVADASHELRTPLTSIRGFAELYRQGAVPDDRYAVDRVMEKIEVEAMRMGLLVDDLMLLARLDQQRPIEMRPVDLLQLAVDAVEGARIVASSHPIELRIDTDEPLTVTGDSGRLRQVLDNLLSNATIHTPDGTAVELRLSVDGRDVVVAVVDAGPGLAPDQAERVFERFYRTDPARSRAHGGSGLGLSIVAALVAAHSGSVRVETAVGEGASFEVRLPLEREEFLVSDGAGLGGGAAPDSGVGVGAEVGSGAESGSGVGPGSGAGADGGAAGSDGAGSVDSPQPSGSSSRG from the coding sequence GTGAAGCGCTCATTGGGTCGAGTGCTCACCGCGGTCCGGGCTGCCCCGGACGCGCTGCCGCTCGGCGTCAAACTAGTGGCGGCGCTGGTCACGCTGCTGTCGATCGCGCTCGTGGTCACCGGCGTCACCGGCACGCTCGCGCTGCGCGGCTACCTGATCGACCGTCTCGACGGGCAGATCCGCGGCACCGCCAACCGGTACAGCCACAATCTCCCGCAGACGTCCGGCACCGAGAACGACCGCACCGAGGACTCGTCGTACGTCTACTACGTCCCGCCGGACGACGACCCGGTCGTGCGGCTGAACCGGCCGGCCGGCGGCGACCAGACCGCACCCGTGCTGCCGAACTTCGAGGACGAAGACACGCTGCGCCGGCTCGACGAGGGTTACTTCGACGCCGAGCCGACCGGAGCCGGCCACAAGTGGCGGATGACCGTCCGCTACCTCTCCGACGAGGAAGGGCTCCTCGTCGTCGGCATCAGCTACGACGAGGTCGACGACACGGTCGCCCGGCTGATCGCGATCGACGCGGGCGTCGGCGCCGTGACGCTGTTCGCACTCGCCGGGGTGGGCTGGGTGGTCGTGCGCTCCAGCCTGCGGCGGCTGCGCGAGGTGGAGACCATCGCAGGCGCGATCGCCGGGGGTGACCTGGGTCAACGGGTCCGGCCCGGGGGCGAGCGCACCGAGGTCGGGCGGCTGGCGACCGCACTCAACTCCATGCTCGAGCAGATCGAGACCGCGTTCACCGAGCGCGAGGCCTCCGAGGCGAGCGCCCGCGCGTCCGAGGACCGGATGCGCCGCTTCGTCGCGGACGCCAGCCACGAACTGCGCACCCCGCTGACCTCGATCCGCGGTTTCGCCGAGCTGTACCGGCAGGGCGCCGTGCCCGACGACCGGTACGCCGTCGACCGCGTCATGGAGAAGATCGAGGTCGAGGCGATGCGGATGGGGCTGCTCGTCGACGACCTCATGCTGCTCGCCCGCCTCGACCAGCAGCGTCCGATCGAGATGCGGCCGGTGGACCTGCTGCAACTGGCCGTCGACGCGGTAGAGGGCGCCCGGATCGTCGCGTCGTCGCACCCGATCGAGCTGCGGATCGACACCGACGAGCCGCTCACGGTCACCGGCGACAGCGGGCGGCTGCGCCAGGTGCTGGACAATTTGCTGTCGAACGCGACGATCCACACCCCTGACGGGACGGCGGTGGAGTTGCGGCTCTCGGTGGACGGGCGGGACGTCGTGGTGGCGGTGGTGGACGCGGGGCCTGGGTTGGCCCCGGACCAGGCCGAACGGGTGTTCGAGCGGTTCTACCGGACGGATCCGGCGCGGAGCCGGGCGCACGGCGGGTCGGGGTTGGGCTTGTCGATCGTGGCGGCGCTGGTGGCCGCACACAGCGGTTCGGTGCGGGTGGAGACCGCGGTCGGCGAGGGGGCGAGCTTCGAGGTGCGCTTGCCGTTGGAGCGGGAGGAGTTCTTGGTTTCCGACGGGGCGGGGCTCGGTGGAGGGGCAGCGCCTGATTCCGGAGTTGGGGTTGGCGCCGAGGTCGGTTCCGGGGCTGAATCGGGTTCTGGGGTTGGGCCGGGTTCCGGGGCCGGGGCTGACGGCGGGGCTGCGGGTTCGGACGGGGCGGGGAGCGTGGACTCGCCGCAGCCGTCCGGTTCCAGCTCCCGAGGCTGA
- a CDS encoding MerR family transcriptional regulator: MQRYSPSQAAEMTGFSLDTLRYYDKIGLLDELARTPGGQRIFTEDDVAWLGILRCLRDTGMPIAQMQRYADLARAGDESLAERIALLEEHDRAVEDQIARLRAQQSHIRHKVTFYRSELAARTPAS, translated from the coding sequence ATGCAGCGCTACTCACCGAGTCAGGCCGCCGAGATGACCGGCTTCAGCCTCGACACCCTGCGGTACTACGACAAGATCGGGCTGCTCGACGAGTTGGCACGCACCCCCGGTGGGCAGCGCATCTTCACCGAAGACGACGTGGCCTGGCTAGGAATTCTGCGCTGCCTGCGAGACACCGGCATGCCCATCGCCCAGATGCAGCGATACGCAGATCTAGCCCGCGCCGGCGACGAATCCCTCGCCGAACGAATCGCGCTCCTGGAGGAACACGACCGTGCGGTAGAGGACCAGATCGCCCGCTTGCGGGCCCAGCAGTCACACATCCGGCACAAGGTCACCTTCTACCGCTCCGAACTAGCGGCCCGCACCCCCGCTTCCTGA
- a CDS encoding carbohydrate ABC transporter permease produces MKAARTNWWLTALLAVLALTILIPLYFAIVTSLKTTDQLGGTGFGLPDRVRWENFADAWRLTNFPKTALNSALITVGAVVLTLLTNSMVAYAIARNMHRRLFRILFYYFVSALFVPFPIIMLPVAKLTALLRLDNPGGLILLYVVYGLAFNIFIFTAYINSIPRELEEAAVTDGASTWGVFWRIIFPLLAPMNATVGILTCLWAWNDFLLPLVILSDPGSATLPLVQYVFQSQFQTNYPTAFASYLMAMAPLLIVYLFAQRWVISGVTRGAIK; encoded by the coding sequence GTGAAAGCGGCCCGGACCAATTGGTGGCTCACGGCACTGCTCGCCGTACTGGCGCTGACGATCCTGATCCCGCTGTACTTCGCGATCGTCACGTCGCTGAAGACGACCGACCAGCTCGGTGGCACCGGATTCGGATTGCCCGACCGGGTGCGGTGGGAGAACTTCGCCGACGCCTGGCGGCTGACCAACTTCCCGAAAACCGCGTTGAACAGCGCGCTCATCACGGTCGGGGCGGTGGTGCTCACGCTGCTGACGAATTCCATGGTCGCGTACGCGATCGCGCGGAACATGCACCGACGGCTGTTCCGGATCCTCTTCTACTACTTCGTCTCGGCGCTGTTCGTGCCGTTCCCGATCATCATGCTGCCGGTGGCGAAACTGACCGCGCTGCTGCGGCTGGACAATCCCGGCGGCCTGATCCTGCTGTACGTGGTGTACGGGCTCGCGTTCAACATCTTCATTTTCACCGCGTACATCAACTCGATCCCACGCGAGCTGGAGGAAGCAGCGGTCACCGACGGCGCGAGCACCTGGGGTGTGTTCTGGCGGATCATCTTCCCGCTGCTCGCCCCGATGAACGCGACCGTGGGGATCCTGACCTGCCTGTGGGCGTGGAACGACTTCCTGCTGCCGCTGGTGATCCTGTCCGATCCCGGTTCGGCGACGCTCCCGCTGGTGCAATACGTGTTCCAGAGCCAGTTCCAGACGAACTACCCCACAGCGTTCGCGAGCTACCTGATGGCGATGGCGCCGCTGTTGATCGTGTACCTGTTCGCGCAGCGCTGGGTGATCTCCGGAGTTACGCGGGGAGCGATCAAGTGA
- a CDS encoding ABC transporter permease subunit — MVLPAFVLFFVFHTIPVLQGIYYSFTDSPGYGPSDLVGFRNYVALFTDGRVLHAYWFTLLIAAVATVLVNVVALAIALGLNSRIKFKTTLRGIYFIPNVLAILVVGYIFAYLFNNSLPAFASKLGIDSLSTSLLTDSSTAWIGIVVLAVWQAAAFNIIIYIAGLQTVPADLYEAADLDGASTWRRFRSITFPMIAGFFTINMVLSLKSFLQIFDHIMALTNGGPGTDTESVSVLIYKGGFQGGEYGYQSANSVVFFVIIVALSILQLRVLQRREVSV; from the coding sequence ATGGTGCTGCCGGCGTTCGTGTTGTTCTTCGTCTTCCACACGATCCCGGTACTGCAAGGTATCTACTACAGCTTCACCGACTCCCCGGGCTACGGCCCGTCCGATCTCGTCGGCTTCCGGAACTACGTCGCGTTGTTCACCGACGGCCGGGTGCTGCACGCCTACTGGTTCACGCTGCTGATCGCGGCGGTGGCGACCGTGCTCGTCAACGTCGTCGCGCTGGCCATCGCGCTCGGGCTCAACAGCCGGATCAAATTCAAGACGACGCTGCGCGGCATCTACTTCATCCCGAACGTGCTCGCGATCCTCGTCGTCGGGTACATCTTCGCCTACCTCTTCAACAATTCGCTGCCGGCGTTCGCGTCGAAGCTCGGAATCGACTCGCTCTCCACCTCGCTGCTCACCGATTCCTCGACGGCCTGGATCGGAATCGTGGTCCTGGCGGTCTGGCAGGCGGCCGCGTTCAACATCATCATCTACATCGCCGGTCTGCAGACCGTCCCGGCCGACCTCTACGAAGCCGCCGACCTCGACGGCGCGTCGACCTGGCGGCGGTTCCGCAGCATCACGTTCCCGATGATCGCCGGGTTCTTCACGATCAACATGGTGCTGTCGCTCAAATCGTTCCTGCAGATCTTCGACCACATCATGGCGCTGACGAACGGTGGCCCGGGCACGGACACCGAGTCGGTGTCGGTGCTGATCTACAAAGGCGGGTTCCAGGGCGGCGAGTACGGCTATCAGAGCGCGAACTCGGTCGTCTTCTTCGTCATCATCGTGGCGCTCTCGATCCTGCAGTTGCGTGTGCTCCAGCGGCGGGAGGTGTCGGTGTGA
- a CDS encoding ABC transporter substrate-binding protein gives MSLLLVAAFLTACSSDDSRTTITFFQFKPEAQAYFRDLADQFEKANPDVRIVVDNPAEPETALRTRLVKNDVPDVMSLNANGAYGEWATAEIFRDFRDEPILDDVNPAYVDIVKTLGQGTPGEVNGVPFAANASGLLYNEQLFAQQKIAVPRTFDELIDAAEKFKAAGVTPFYGMLADTWTAQSPLAPLTAQTQGDTFFEDRFAGRTDFATGWHEAMDKLAQLFRFTQPDPLSKGYEDGTTAFARGEVAMLLLGSYAVPQIRAGKPKFQVGSIALPATDDPSKTTLVSGVDVVLTASRDGDHPEESQRFIDFLMGEQVMSEYCEAQVAVPTRNGLTNTDPALAGVQPYVDSGRIVGFTDHQFIPAIPLGPLLQTFVVDGDVDAFLHDLDDSWDKVAKRRTWGLGAVKQG, from the coding sequence GTGAGCCTGCTTCTCGTGGCCGCGTTCCTGACGGCCTGCTCCAGCGACGATTCCCGGACGACGATCACGTTCTTCCAATTCAAGCCCGAAGCCCAGGCCTACTTCCGGGACCTGGCGGATCAGTTCGAGAAAGCCAACCCCGACGTCCGGATCGTCGTGGACAACCCGGCCGAACCCGAGACCGCGCTGCGCACGCGGCTGGTGAAGAACGACGTCCCCGACGTGATGTCGCTGAACGCGAACGGCGCGTACGGCGAATGGGCCACGGCCGAGATCTTCCGTGATTTCCGGGACGAGCCGATTCTCGACGACGTCAATCCGGCCTACGTCGACATCGTCAAGACCCTCGGCCAGGGGACGCCCGGCGAGGTGAACGGAGTTCCGTTCGCGGCCAACGCCAGCGGGCTGCTCTACAACGAGCAACTCTTCGCGCAGCAGAAAATCGCGGTGCCGCGGACGTTCGACGAGCTGATCGACGCGGCGGAGAAGTTCAAAGCGGCCGGCGTCACGCCGTTCTACGGAATGCTCGCCGACACCTGGACCGCACAGTCCCCGCTCGCTCCGCTCACCGCGCAGACCCAGGGCGACACGTTCTTCGAGGATCGGTTCGCGGGTCGGACCGACTTCGCCACCGGCTGGCACGAAGCGATGGACAAGCTCGCCCAGCTCTTCCGGTTCACGCAACCCGATCCGCTGTCCAAAGGCTACGAGGACGGCACTACCGCGTTCGCCCGCGGGGAAGTCGCGATGCTGCTGCTCGGCAGCTACGCCGTTCCCCAGATCCGGGCCGGCAAGCCGAAGTTCCAGGTCGGCAGCATCGCTCTGCCCGCCACCGACGATCCGTCGAAAACGACGCTCGTCTCCGGCGTCGACGTCGTGTTGACGGCTTCGCGCGACGGTGATCACCCCGAAGAATCGCAGCGCTTCATCGATTTCCTGATGGGGGAGCAGGTCATGAGTGAGTACTGCGAGGCTCAGGTGGCCGTGCCCACCCGGAATGGCCTCACGAACACCGACCCGGCGCTCGCCGGCGTCCAGCCGTACGTCGATTCCGGACGGATCGTCGGCTTCACCGACCACCAGTTCATCCCGGCCATCCCGCTCGGCCCGCTCCTGCAGACGTTCGTGGTCGACGGCGACGTCGACGCGTTCCTGCACGACCTGGACGACTCCTGGGACAAGGTCGCGAAGCGCCGCACCTGGGGACTCGGGGCGGTGAAGCAAGGGTGA
- a CDS encoding arylamine N-acetyltransferase family protein, whose translation MSNAYLTRIGHDGPVAPDLRTLEALTYAHATTIPFENLDPFSGVPVDLNTLSTKLVDRHRGGYCFEHNRLLKSALDEIGFTTHGLQARVVWGGSDDDVTPRGHKLIRVDLAGTPYITDVGFGAMTLTAPLRVEPDIEQETPHGVFRLLHSENPLGAWRQQVRLRGEWRTTYRFELTPAFAVDDEAPNWFLSTSPKSHFVRGLTVARPTRDGRRLALAGRSFTAYAADGTADRREIDTLAELRTVLTDEFRIELPAGIDDALKRLF comes from the coding sequence ATGAGCAACGCGTATCTGACCCGGATCGGGCACGACGGCCCGGTCGCACCCGACCTCCGAACCTTGGAAGCGCTGACCTACGCCCACGCCACGACGATCCCGTTCGAGAACCTCGACCCGTTCTCCGGCGTCCCGGTGGACCTGAACACGCTGAGCACGAAGCTGGTGGACCGTCATCGGGGCGGTTACTGCTTCGAACACAACCGCCTGCTGAAATCCGCGCTGGACGAGATCGGGTTCACCACGCACGGGCTGCAGGCCCGCGTCGTCTGGGGCGGCTCCGACGACGACGTCACCCCGCGCGGACACAAACTGATCCGGGTCGACCTGGCGGGGACGCCCTACATCACCGACGTCGGTTTCGGCGCGATGACGCTCACCGCACCGCTACGCGTGGAGCCGGACATCGAGCAGGAAACCCCGCACGGTGTCTTCCGGCTCCTCCACTCGGAGAACCCGCTCGGCGCGTGGCGCCAGCAGGTGCGGTTGCGCGGCGAATGGCGCACGACCTACCGGTTCGAACTCACCCCCGCCTTCGCGGTGGACGACGAGGCGCCGAACTGGTTCCTCTCGACGTCGCCGAAATCGCATTTCGTCCGGGGCCTGACCGTGGCCAGGCCGACGCGGGACGGGCGCCGGTTGGCGCTGGCCGGACGCTCCTTCACCGCGTACGCGGCCGACGGCACCGCCGACCGGCGGGAGATCGACACCTTGGCCGAACTGCGGACAGTGCTCACCGACGAGTTCCGCATCGAGCTCCCGGCCGGAATCGACGACGCGCTGAAGCGGCTGTTCTAG
- a CDS encoding GlsB/YeaQ/YmgE family stress response membrane protein produces MEIDGIISALIIGTIIGVLGRLVVPGKQHVGWLMTLVVGIVAALVGTGVASVLGVADTPGVDWIELAAQIALAGVGVSLVANSSKDRPKITSGR; encoded by the coding sequence GTGGAGATCGACGGAATCATTTCTGCCCTCATCATCGGCACGATCATCGGTGTGCTCGGCCGACTGGTCGTCCCGGGTAAGCAGCACGTCGGCTGGCTGATGACGCTTGTCGTCGGCATCGTCGCCGCGCTCGTCGGCACGGGTGTCGCGAGCGTTCTCGGTGTCGCCGACACGCCGGGTGTCGACTGGATCGAGCTGGCCGCGCAGATCGCGCTCGCCGGCGTCGGTGTGTCACTGGTGGCCAACTCCTCGAAGGACCGTCCGAAGATCACCTCCGGACGCTGA